A stretch of the Neptunomonas phycophila genome encodes the following:
- a CDS encoding Ig-like domain-containing protein — MGTTTIKKHFTRLALEKRIMFDAAALDTAFEALPSSGGVNTEATEASPTDINNVVAALTDLSQEDAQRSVYFIDDSLPDQSVLTAAIPADATIITLATNQDGLVQIADSLQGLTNIEAIHIIAHATDGSLQLGNSIIDAASVTDLYAEQLASINQSLTEGADILFYGCDFASTESGIETLQALATSLGADLAASDDITGISGDWDLEQQTGIIEAATFAAENWNHNLLILPVAVDDIAIVEEDSTNILDVTANDINPLEPDPITITSAVAGQGTVEINPDNTLTYTPNANFFGADVITYTISDPDGAALVPGIVAVTVNPVDDLPSLVLPVSIPLFLEDTALVFADVLGTQISLGDLDGGVAVVSLSVPIGDLSLAQTAGLTLSQGDGVNDNEITMEGDIADLNAALNGLIYTPDADYNGPVTITIGITDTLLSLPITATLPLSISAVADIVDDNVSTIIDTPVAFNVMDNDTFENATAIVTSYTTPLHGTITVDAQGQALYTPDSGYTGTDSFTYTVSSNGTTETATVTLTSSLPNTPPTIDVPGTQNSDEDTNLVFSTATSNAITIGDGEASSLTVTLQSTQGVMTLGQTTGISFTTGDGDSDSDIVMSGSITDINAALDGLTYTPTADYYGAATVTVQASDGEASQTSSINVLMVGDIDGVTDDITTDVQTPISFFPLANDTYENTPSLTSVSAGSHGTAVIGVGNSITYTPDAGYRGDDSFTYTVESGGTTEVITVDVTVGINNAPSSTDLVALSLVDNQLVSLSTSLSFSDTDLFDVLTYSATGLPSGLSIDPTTGIILGTVDAHASVLTPDGRYDVVVTATDIAGLSADANLQIQVINPDPIVSAGVATGLEDSDLNLDVLLNASDPDGDALSVDAASALNGTVSINPDGSLTYVPNADFFGIDTLTYTVVDEDGGSATGTITVTVENVLDLPTISIPTLDLFTEDTPLIFADLLGQQISVGDIDGELLDIRLSVPVGTLTLNETAGVSLSEGDGIDDSIVRLSGNVADINVALNNLVYTPGADYNGPVQITVELGQLGQLLLVNAQVPLGIEAVADIVDDTISATEDIPVNFNVLDNDSFENAGRIVDSYTTPSFGTVIIDAQGNATYTPGTSFTGTDSFTYTVLSNGTYETATVTINVNPPANADPTSSAVGNQTANDGELFSLNISGNFADADGDTLTYSASGLPTGLTLDAATGIISGTLGSSASTQIANGEYGITITANDGNGGLVSESFSLTISNPAPTAVADSFSGDEDDNITGNVLLNDSDSDGDSLSVNTSPIVAPLHGSLTLNGDGSFVYIPDPNYNGNDTFTYQVIDADGGTANAVVSLTVNAVNDTPIATGESATTDEDTPVTVDVLANDTDADGDSLSVDSATATNGTVAINPDGTITYTPNANFNGSDTITYTVSDGNGGTSTATVAVTINAVNDNPTTVGESATTDEDTPVTVDVLANDSDVEGDTLTVDSATAANGTVAINPDGTITYTPDENFTGSDTITYTVTDGNGGTATATVAVTINAVNDNPTTAGESATTDEDTPVTVDVLANDSDVDGDTLSVDSATAANGTVAINPDGTITYTPNANFTGSDTITYTVSDGNGGTSTATVAVTINAVNDNPTTVGESATTDEDTPVTVDVLANDSDVDGDTLTVDSASAANGTVAINPDGTITYTPNANFTGSDTITYTVSDGNGGTSTATVAVTINAVNDNPTTAGESATTDEDTPVTVDVLANDSDVEGDTLTVDSATAANGTVAINPDGTITYTPNADFNGSDTITYTVSDGNGGTSTATVAVTVNPINDNPNAVNDSASTNENTPAIITVLDNDTDSDGDSLSVSSASAANGTVSINPDGTLTYIPNLGFNGTDTISYSINDGNGGVANATVSVNVNAAGNNSPSANNDSASLNEDTSANIDVLANDTDTDGDTLTVDSATAGNGTVAINPDGTITYTPDANFTGSDTITYTVSDGNGGTSSAIVNVTVDPINDAPTTAGESATTDEDTPVTVDVLANDSDVEGDTLTVDSASAANGTVAINPDGTITYTPDANFTGSDTITYTVTDGNGGTATATVAVTINAVNDSPSTAGESATTDEDTPVTIDVLANDSDVDGDTLSVDSATAPNGTVAINPDGTITYTPNANFTGSDTITYTVSDGNGGTSTATVAVTINAVNDNPTTTGESATTDEDTPVTVDVLANDSDVDGDTLSVDSATAPNGTVAINPDGTITYTPDANFTGSDTITYTVTDGNGGTATATVAVTINAVNDSPSTAGESATTDEDTPVTVDVLANDSDVEGDTLTVDSATAANGAVAINPDGTITYTPNADFNGSDTITYTVSDGNGGTSTVTMEVTINAVNDAPTIEESTAITDEDTPVTLDVLANASDADGDTLSIDSATTTNGSVTINGDGTLSFVPQDNFNGTSTITYTVTDGNGGTSTSTITVDVAPVNDAPSTADEIANTDEDTTVTIDVLANDTDIEGGALSVETAHANNGTVVINGDGTLNYTPDTNFNGQDTITYTVADEAGSTSTATTTVVIAPINDAPNIAPQNATATEDTPITIDVLGNANDVDGDTLSINSATSENGTVSIGNDGSITYTPNPNFAGNDTITYVITDSQGGAQTAVVSISVTPVNDAPDVTNNLATTPGNTALTLNVLDQITDVDSDSLVISTATADNGTVIINNDQSITYQPNTNFSGTDTISVSVSDGNDTSISTITVQVDETVVQVEQQESPRSDAATPTSQNTNTPLGIELVEYDPVLLDALNGVQQLEGLANLTTNSPIVESVSFMQQLGGLTELTIDSSIINQTVNYLSEQATTSPQAEALTDSFLESNPENILGIVDENNINEDELINLENEQANNAQVSESLAANPYNNLVLQPLTFSEQVNETTNQPSEEFKSIIKALT; from the coding sequence ATGGGTACAACCACAATAAAAAAACACTTCACTCGATTAGCCCTAGAAAAGCGTATCATGTTTGATGCCGCTGCCCTTGATACAGCCTTTGAGGCATTACCCTCATCAGGGGGAGTGAACACTGAGGCCACCGAAGCCTCGCCTACTGATATTAACAATGTCGTCGCTGCACTCACTGACCTTAGCCAAGAAGATGCTCAACGATCCGTTTACTTTATAGATGACTCGCTACCAGACCAATCAGTATTAACAGCAGCAATACCAGCAGACGCTACTATTATTACGCTAGCTACGAATCAAGATGGATTGGTTCAAATTGCAGACTCTTTGCAGGGCTTAACTAACATAGAAGCTATACACATCATAGCTCACGCTACAGATGGCAGTTTACAACTGGGCAACTCAATTATTGACGCAGCCTCTGTTACCGATTTATATGCCGAACAGTTAGCCAGTATTAATCAAAGTCTAACCGAGGGCGCTGACATCCTCTTTTACGGCTGTGATTTTGCATCGACAGAGTCCGGAATAGAGACACTTCAAGCGCTAGCAACATCATTAGGCGCAGATTTAGCAGCTTCCGATGATATCACCGGTATTTCAGGTGATTGGGATTTAGAACAACAAACAGGGATAATAGAAGCAGCGACTTTTGCGGCTGAAAACTGGAACCATAACCTGCTAATTTTACCGGTAGCCGTAGATGATATCGCCATAGTTGAAGAGGATTCTACAAACATTTTAGATGTCACGGCTAACGACATTAACCCACTTGAACCAGACCCTATCACTATAACTAGCGCTGTTGCAGGACAAGGCACAGTCGAGATCAACCCTGATAACACGCTAACCTACACGCCCAATGCCAACTTTTTTGGTGCAGATGTAATCACTTACACTATTTCAGATCCTGATGGAGCAGCCCTTGTTCCAGGGATAGTTGCCGTCACAGTTAACCCGGTCGACGATTTACCAAGCCTTGTATTACCAGTATCAATCCCTCTCTTTTTAGAAGATACCGCGCTGGTGTTTGCCGATGTACTAGGCACTCAAATTAGCTTAGGCGATCTTGACGGAGGAGTAGCTGTCGTTAGTTTGTCTGTTCCTATAGGCGATTTATCTTTAGCACAAACTGCAGGGTTAACTCTTAGCCAAGGTGATGGTGTTAACGACAATGAAATTACTATGGAAGGCGACATTGCAGACCTCAACGCTGCATTAAACGGGTTAATTTATACGCCCGATGCCGACTATAACGGCCCAGTTACCATTACCATTGGTATTACTGACACATTACTGTCACTACCTATTACCGCAACATTACCCCTCAGTATTTCAGCCGTTGCTGATATTGTTGATGACAATGTATCCACGATTATCGACACCCCAGTTGCGTTTAACGTGATGGATAATGATACCTTTGAAAACGCGACTGCCATCGTTACTTCATACACAACACCTCTCCATGGCACCATAACAGTAGACGCACAAGGCCAAGCCCTATATACACCAGACAGTGGTTACACAGGCACTGACAGCTTTACTTATACCGTATCGTCAAATGGAACAACTGAAACAGCTACCGTTACACTCACCTCCTCGCTCCCAAACACGCCTCCCACAATTGATGTGCCTGGCACTCAAAATAGTGATGAAGATACCAACCTCGTTTTTTCAACGGCGACCAGTAATGCAATAACGATAGGGGATGGCGAAGCAAGCAGCTTAACCGTAACGCTTCAATCAACCCAAGGCGTTATGACCTTAGGACAAACAACAGGCATCAGCTTTACCACAGGAGATGGAGATAGCGATTCGGATATCGTCATGTCAGGTTCAATAACTGATATTAATGCCGCTCTTGACGGGCTAACTTACACTCCCACTGCAGATTATTACGGTGCGGCTACGGTAACTGTTCAAGCATCCGACGGAGAAGCAAGCCAAACATCAAGCATCAACGTTTTAATGGTTGGTGATATTGATGGCGTAACAGATGACATCACTACCGATGTTCAAACGCCCATCTCTTTTTTCCCATTGGCAAATGATACCTACGAAAACACCCCCTCACTTACTAGTGTATCAGCGGGCAGCCACGGTACAGCGGTCATTGGCGTGGGTAACTCGATCACTTACACACCCGATGCAGGCTATCGCGGGGATGACAGTTTTACCTACACAGTAGAATCAGGCGGAACAACCGAAGTAATCACGGTAGATGTGACCGTTGGTATCAACAACGCGCCTTCATCAACCGACTTAGTTGCGCTATCCCTAGTTGACAATCAACTCGTATCTCTCAGCACTTCACTCTCCTTCTCAGATACAGACCTATTTGATGTCTTAACTTATTCCGCTACGGGGCTTCCATCGGGCTTATCGATTGATCCAACAACAGGCATAATTTTAGGCACTGTAGATGCGCACGCATCCGTGCTTACTCCAGATGGCAGATACGATGTTGTAGTCACTGCCACTGATATTGCGGGGCTTTCTGCGGATGCTAACTTACAAATACAAGTCATAAACCCTGACCCTATTGTTTCAGCTGGCGTTGCGACTGGATTAGAAGACTCTGACCTTAACTTAGACGTCCTGTTAAATGCATCAGACCCTGACGGAGATGCACTGTCCGTCGATGCAGCTTCCGCATTAAATGGCACGGTCTCTATCAACCCTGATGGCTCATTAACCTATGTGCCAAACGCCGATTTCTTTGGGATTGATACATTAACCTATACCGTCGTAGACGAAGACGGCGGCAGCGCAACAGGTACTATTACGGTTACCGTCGAAAATGTTCTGGATTTACCCACCATTAGCATCCCAACACTCGACCTATTCACCGAGGATACACCCCTCATTTTTGCCGACTTACTAGGGCAACAAATTAGCGTTGGCGATATTGATGGAGAACTACTTGATATCCGTTTAAGCGTACCGGTTGGCACACTTACCCTAAACGAAACAGCAGGAGTTAGCTTAAGTGAAGGCGATGGCATAGACGACAGCATTGTAAGGCTTTCCGGCAATGTGGCAGACATCAACGTAGCACTCAACAACTTAGTGTATACGCCTGGAGCTGACTATAACGGCCCAGTACAAATAACAGTAGAACTAGGACAACTTGGACAGCTATTACTCGTCAATGCACAAGTGCCACTGGGCATAGAAGCCGTTGCCGACATAGTTGATGATACCATTTCAGCCACCGAGGATATTCCGGTTAACTTTAATGTGCTGGATAATGATTCATTCGAAAATGCTGGTCGTATCGTCGATAGCTATACCACTCCCTCTTTTGGCACTGTCATCATTGATGCCCAAGGTAATGCTACCTACACGCCAGGAACAAGCTTTACCGGCACCGACAGCTTTACCTACACAGTGTTATCTAATGGCACATACGAAACAGCGACCGTTACTATCAACGTTAATCCGCCAGCAAATGCGGATCCAACAAGTAGCGCTGTCGGTAATCAAACAGCTAACGATGGTGAATTGTTTAGCCTAAATATTAGCGGAAACTTCGCCGATGCCGACGGAGATACTCTCACCTACAGCGCCAGCGGCCTTCCAACCGGCCTAACACTAGACGCGGCTACCGGTATTATAAGCGGTACACTAGGGAGCAGTGCATCGACTCAAATCGCTAATGGTGAGTATGGAATCACCATAACCGCCAATGATGGTAATGGTGGATTAGTGAGCGAAAGCTTCTCGCTGACGATCAGCAACCCTGCTCCAACGGCCGTTGCTGATAGCTTTAGTGGCGACGAAGACGACAACATTACTGGCAATGTGCTGTTAAATGATTCAGATAGCGATGGTGACTCTTTAAGCGTAAACACATCCCCCATAGTCGCCCCCCTTCATGGCTCGCTAACGCTAAACGGCGACGGCAGCTTTGTTTATATACCTGATCCTAATTACAACGGTAACGATACCTTCACCTATCAGGTCATCGACGCCGATGGTGGGACAGCTAACGCAGTCGTCTCTTTAACAGTCAACGCCGTTAATGACACTCCTATAGCGACTGGAGAAAGCGCCACAACCGACGAAGATACTCCTGTGACTGTTGATGTCCTAGCAAACGATACGGACGCTGATGGCGATAGCTTGAGCGTCGACAGTGCCACCGCCACCAACGGCACGGTTGCGATCAACCCTGACGGCACCATCACCTACACGCCCAATGCGAACTTTAATGGCTCGGATACCATCACTTATACCGTGAGCGATGGTAACGGCGGGACTTCTACCGCGACAGTAGCGGTGACCATTAATGCCGTGAATGACAACCCAACCACCGTGGGCGAATCAGCGACTACAGATGAAGATACGCCAGTCACTGTGGATGTATTAGCCAACGACTCCGATGTTGAGGGCGATACGCTCACAGTCGACTCTGCTACAGCAGCCAATGGCACGGTTGCGATTAATCCTGATGGCACTATCACTTACACGCCTGATGAGAACTTCACTGGCTCGGATACCATTACTTATACCGTCACGGACGGTAATGGCGGGACTGCTACTGCAACCGTAGCGGTGACGATTAATGCGGTGAATGACAACCCCACCACCGCAGGCGAATCAGCGACAACGGATGAAGACACCCCAGTCACTGTCGATGTGTTAGCCAACGATTCCGATGTTGACGGCGATACCTTGTCGGTCGATTCGGCTACTGCAGCCAACGGCACCGTCGCGATCAACCCTGACGGCACTATCACTTACACGCCCAATGCGAACTTTACTGGCTCGGATACCATCACTTATACCGTGAGCGATGGTAACGGCGGGACTTCTACCGCGACAGTAGCGGTGACCATTAATGCCGTGAATGACAACCCAACCACCGTGGGCGAATCAGCAACTACGGATGAAGATACGCCAGTCACTGTAGATGTACTAGCTAACGATTCCGATGTTGACGGCGATACGCTCACAGTCGACTCTGCCTCAGCAGCCAATGGCACGGTTGCCATCAACCCTGACGGCACTATCACTTACACGCCTAATGCGAACTTCACTGGCTCCGATACCATTACTTATACAGTGAGCGATGGTAACGGCGGTACCTCAACGGCTACCGTAGCGGTGACCATTAATGCGGTGAATGACAACCCCACCACTGCAGGCGAATCAGCAACTACGGATGAAGATACGCCAGTCACTGTGGATGTACTAGCTAACGATTCCGATGTTGAGGGCGATACGCTCACAGTCGACTCTGCTACAGCAGCCAATGGCACGGTTGCAATCAACCCTGACGGCACCATCACTTATACACCAAACGCCGATTTTAATGGCTCAGATACCATCACCTATACCGTGAGCGATGGTAACGGCGGTACCTCAACGGCTACCGTTGCAGTCACGGTCAATCCAATCAACGATAACCCAAATGCTGTTAATGATTCGGCGTCTACCAACGAAAACACACCGGCTATTATCACGGTACTGGACAATGACACCGATTCTGATGGCGATTCCCTTTCTGTCAGTAGCGCTAGTGCTGCTAACGGAACCGTATCCATCAACCCAGACGGAACGCTAACCTACATTCCTAACCTTGGATTTAACGGGACTGATACGATCAGTTACTCTATTAATGACGGTAACGGTGGTGTTGCAAATGCTACAGTTTCAGTGAATGTCAATGCAGCCGGTAATAACTCCCCATCAGCTAACAACGACTCAGCCTCTCTCAACGAAGATACGAGTGCGAATATAGATGTACTGGCCAACGATACCGATACAGACGGTGATACACTTACCGTCGATAGCGCAACAGCTGGTAACGGTACCGTCGCGATTAATCCTGACGGCACCATTACTTACACACCTGATGCAAACTTCACTGGCTCCGACACCATTACCTACACTGTATCAGACGGTAATGGAGGGACATCCTCAGCAATTGTCAACGTAACCGTTGACCCAATAAACGATGCGCCCACCACCGCGGGCGAATCAGCAACTACGGATGAAGATACGCCAGTCACTGTGGATGTGTTAGCCAATGACTCCGATGTTGAGGGCGATACGCTCACAGTCGACTCTGCCTCAGCAGCCAATGGCACGGTTGCAATCAACCCTGATGGCACCATTACTTACACGCCTGATGCGAACTTCACTGGCTCCGATACCATCACTTATACGGTCACGGACGGTAACGGCGGGACTGCTACTGCAACCGTAGCGGTGACGATTAATGCGGTGAATGACAGCCCAAGCACTGCAGGCGAATCAGCTACAACGGATGAAGACACCCCAGTCACTATCGATGTGTTAGCCAACGACTCCGATGTTGACGGCGATACCTTGTCGGTTGATTCCGCTACTGCACCTAACGGCACGGTTGCGATCAACCCTGACGGCACTATCACTTACACGCCTAATGCGAACTTCACTGGCTCCGATACCATTACTTATACCGTGAGCGATGGTAACGGCGGTACCTCAACGGCTACCGTAGCGGTGACCATTAATGCGGTGAATGACAACCCAACTACCACGGGCGAATCAGCAACTACGGATGAAGATACGCCAGTCACTGTGGATGTATTAGCTAACGATTCCGATGTTGACGGCGATACCTTGTCGGTTGATTCCGCTACTGCACCTAACGGCACGGTCGCGATTAACCCTGACGGCACCATCACCTACACGCCTGACGCAAACTTCACTGGCTCCGATACCATTACTTATACCGTCACGGACGGTAATGGCGGGACTGCTACTGCAACCGTAGCGGTGACCATTAATGCGGTGAATGACAGCCCAAGCACTGCAGGCGAATCAGCGACAACGGATGAAGATACGCCAGTCACTGTGGATGTATTAGCCAACGACTCCGATGTTGAGGGCGATACGCTCACAGTCGACTCTGCTACAGCAGCCAACGGCGCGGTTGCAATCAACCCTGATGGCACCATCACTTATACACCAAACGCCGATTTTAATGGCTCAGATACCATCACCTATACCGTGAGCGATGGTAACGGCGGTACCTCGACGGTTACTATGGAAGTGACGATTAATGCCGTGAACGATGCGCCAACCATCGAGGAAAGCACAGCGATTACTGACGAGGACACGCCTGTTACTCTCGATGTGTTAGCAAACGCAAGCGATGCGGACGGTGACACACTCAGTATCGATTCAGCAACCACCACCAATGGCAGTGTCACTATTAATGGAGACGGTACGCTCTCATTTGTACCGCAAGACAACTTTAATGGTACAAGTACCATCACCTACACAGTAACAGACGGCAATGGAGGCACATCAACGTCTACCATTACGGTCGATGTAGCTCCGGTAAATGATGCTCCGAGCACCGCCGACGAAATAGCAAATACTGATGAAGATACAACGGTAACCATAGATGTATTGGCAAACGATACGGATATTGAGGGCGGAGCTTTATCCGTTGAAACCGCTCATGCAAATAACGGTACAGTCGTCATTAACGGAGACGGAACTCTCAACTACACGCCTGATACTAATTTTAATGGACAAGATACAATAACCTACACCGTAGCAGATGAAGCAGGAAGCACATCTACCGCAACAACTACGGTAGTTATCGCACCGATAAATGACGCACCAAACATTGCGCCACAAAATGCCACCGCGACAGAAGATACACCTATCACTATTGATGTTTTAGGAAACGCTAATGATGTAGATGGGGACACATTATCTATTAATAGCGCCACGTCTGAAAATGGCACAGTAAGTATCGGTAACGATGGCAGTATTACCTATACACCCAACCCTAACTTTGCAGGTAATGACACGATTACCTATGTCATTACCGATAGCCAAGGCGGCGCGCAGACAGCCGTTGTAAGCATTTCTGTAACTCCCGTCAATGATGCTCCCGATGTTACTAATAACTTGGCTACAACACCGGGCAATACAGCCCTCACACTTAATGTCCTTGATCAGATAACAGACGTTGATAGCGACAGCTTAGTTATCTCCACCGCAACAGCTGACAACGGAACAGTCATTATCAATAACGACCAATCCATTACCTACCAACCCAATACGAACTTTTCGGGAACAGACACAATTAGCGTTAGTGTATCCGATGGAAACGATACATCCATCAGTACTATAACAGTCCAAGTTGATGAAACCGTCGTCCAGGTAGAACAGCAAGAATCACCACGAAGTGACGCCGCTACACCGACGTCACAAAATACCAATACTCCTCTAGGTATAGAGTTAGTGGAATATGACCCAGTCTTATTAGACGCGCTTAATGGTGTTCAACAGTTAGAAGGATTGGCTAATTTAACAACTAACTCCCCGATAGTTGAATCTGTCAGTTTTATGCAACAGCTTGGTGGTTTAACAGAGCTAACGATCGATAGTTCTATTATTAATCAAACGGTTAATTATCTAAGCGAGCAAGCAACCACCAGTCCACAAGCAGAAGCACTAACCGATAGCTTTTTAGAGAGTAATCCTGAAAACATATTAGGTATCGTGGATGAAAATAATATAAACGAAGATGAACTAATAAATTTAGAAAATGAGCAGGCGAACAATGCTCAAGTTTCTGAATCACTAGCAGCTAACCCTTATAACAACCTAGTTCTTCAACCCCTGACATTTTCTGAACAAGTAAACGAAACAACTAACCAGCCATCGGAAGAATTTAAGTCGATTATTAAGGCGCTTACTTAA
- a CDS encoding TolC family protein: MINKIIKFRNKRYKKETVLSLVAMVLIVSGCSVQTQPIDFEANSVVSYQRIDTIIKDEEPITGPISLYEAMARALKYNLDEKIELLDEEFRRKQTAVTQLGMIPSITASFGVDSRNNESGSSSRSILSGQESLEPSSSSEKTVYSGDLIASWDILDFGLSYVQSKQNSDERLIAAERRRKVINRILEDVRTAYWRAVSADRTHKKLVKLEALTQKALLQAETLEKRRLAPPLKVLNYQRDLLQIQSTVQRMQRELLLAKKQLAALMNLKPNSYFKLVLPDRTDVVPELPGSAQQMVMIALQFRSELRESAYRERINIDALQEQFISSLPGFRTVLGINYNSNEFLYNEDWINISSRISWDLTNLFRYPLQRKALKAEAKVIQARADALTMAIMTQVHVARARFIRFSQELNTIRMYNDVQGRILTLTQNGFKAKAISQRDLVKEEMNSILSEVRYDTAYADLQNAYANLYASMGVDNFDFNISPEAPVAEIAEKLRNHWEEQAVALPAVPEIPK; this comes from the coding sequence ATGATAAATAAAATTATTAAATTCAGAAATAAAAGATACAAAAAAGAGACAGTTTTATCGCTAGTTGCCATGGTATTAATTGTGAGCGGCTGTAGTGTACAAACTCAACCAATCGACTTTGAAGCGAATTCAGTTGTCTCTTATCAGCGCATCGATACTATCATTAAAGATGAAGAGCCTATTACTGGGCCAATATCTCTTTATGAGGCTATGGCGCGCGCGCTTAAGTATAACTTAGACGAAAAAATCGAATTACTAGACGAAGAATTCAGACGCAAACAAACGGCTGTAACTCAACTGGGCATGATTCCATCTATCACCGCTTCTTTTGGGGTCGATAGCCGCAATAACGAATCAGGATCGAGCAGCCGCTCCATTCTATCAGGTCAAGAATCGCTAGAACCTTCGTCCTCTAGTGAAAAAACCGTCTATTCAGGTGATTTAATTGCAAGCTGGGACATCCTCGACTTTGGTTTATCTTATGTTCAAAGTAAACAAAACAGCGATGAAAGACTTATTGCTGCCGAGCGCCGCCGCAAAGTTATTAATCGTATTTTAGAAGATGTAAGAACCGCCTATTGGCGCGCGGTTAGCGCCGACCGTACTCATAAAAAACTCGTTAAATTAGAAGCATTAACTCAAAAGGCTCTCCTACAAGCAGAAACTCTTGAAAAAAGGCGCCTAGCGCCGCCTCTCAAAGTACTTAACTATCAACGAGACCTTTTGCAAATACAGTCCACTGTTCAGCGGATGCAGCGCGAATTACTACTGGCCAAAAAACAACTAGCGGCTTTAATGAACTTAAAGCCAAACTCCTATTTTAAATTAGTATTACCTGACCGAACGGATGTTGTACCCGAATTACCGGGATCTGCACAGCAAATGGTTATGATTGCATTACAGTTTAGATCAGAACTAAGGGAATCAGCCTATAGAGAGCGTATAAATATTGATGCCTTACAAGAGCAATTTATTAGTTCATTACCCGGATTTAGAACTGTTCTGGGTATTAACTATAACTCAAACGAGTTCTTATATAACGAGGATTGGATCAACATAAGTTCTAGAATTAGTTGGGATTTAACAAATCTTTTCCGCTATCCACTTCAACGAAAAGCATTAAAAGCCGAGGCTAAAGTCATTCAAGCACGAGCGGATGCTTTAACCATGGCGATTATGACTCAAGTTCACGTAGCGCGAGCTCGATTTATACGCTTCTCACAAGAGTTAAACACCATTCGAATGTACAACGATGTGCAAGGACGAATTCTTACATTAACTCAAAACGGCTTTAAAGCAAAAGCAATCAGCCAGCGAGACCTAGTTAAAGAAGAGATGAATAGCATTTTATCAGAGGTCCGCTATGACACTGCTTATGCTGATCTACAAAATGCTTATGCCAATTTATATGCATCTATGGGTGTCGATAACTTCGACTTTAATATATCGCCTGAAGCCCCCGTTGCCGAAATAGCTGAGAAGTTACGAAACCATTGGGAAGAGCAAGCCGTCGCTCTCCCAGCTGTACCGGAGATTCCTAAATGA
- a CDS encoding efflux RND transporter periplasmic adaptor subunit, protein MNKFVSLLTHSFLLLSIAPAMAETPLDTSKLPSLANSNTAPDATQQHTQKSPVRGVVRSTNEATLSSGIPAQIQNMPFQEGMSFKKGELLVQFNCDKQQAEYRAAREAIKVKRNTVNTNKELQKFESIGQFELTASIAELNQVTAQAQALASEVSHCSIKAPYAGQVKEQLALRYESVTAGQPVISIIDTQNLEVDMVIPSHWLNWLTVNTNFSFSVDETRQSFTGKIARISPSVNPVSKTVKVIGQLLPPETDQLILPGMSGTAHFE, encoded by the coding sequence ATGAATAAATTTGTTAGCTTATTAACTCATAGTTTTTTATTGCTAAGCATCGCTCCAGCTATGGCTGAAACGCCGTTAGATACAAGTAAGCTACCTAGTCTTGCTAACTCAAATACAGCGCCGGACGCTACTCAACAACACACTCAAAAGTCGCCTGTTCGCGGAGTTGTGCGCTCAACCAATGAAGCAACACTGTCTTCTGGTATACCAGCGCAAATTCAAAACATGCCTTTTCAGGAAGGTATGAGCTTCAAAAAAGGTGAGCTTTTAGTTCAATTTAATTGTGACAAGCAGCAGGCTGAGTACCGTGCAGCTAGAGAGGCTATAAAAGTTAAAAGGAATACTGTAAATACAAATAAAGAATTACAAAAGTTTGAGTCTATTGGTCAATTTGAACTAACAGCTTCGATTGCAGAACTAAATCAAGTGACTGCGCAGGCACAAGCATTGGCCTCTGAAGTATCTCATTGTTCCATAAAAGCTCCCTATGCGGGGCAAGTCAAAGAACAACTAGCTTTGAGATACGAAAGTGTAACGGCAGGCCAGCCTGTTATTTCCATTATTGATACTCAAAATTTAGAAGTCGATATGGTGATCCCTTCACATTGGCTTAATTGGTTAACGGTTAATACAAACTTCTCCTTTTCCGTAGATGAAACACGACAATCCTTTACCGGAAAAATTGCGCGCATCTCCCCTTCTGTCAATCCCGTTAGCAAAACCGTAAAAGTTATTGGGCAACTTTTGCCACCCGAAACAGATCAGCTTATTCTCCCTGGTATGAGCGGTACTGCTCATTTTGAATAG